One Setaria italica strain Yugu1 chromosome II, Setaria_italica_v2.0, whole genome shotgun sequence DNA segment encodes these proteins:
- the LOC101776148 gene encoding uncharacterized protein LOC101776148 isoform X1 → MTRPEAAAGGEISIPICPGQRRARAAAKRETRLNWFVCFVAFGEWAGNAFGTLAFLWATVVLLGGFCTALNAEDFWFATVMIFIEAFRMFSSNYKLDHQSLFGTTRAVKFKFIRSIGLMFVRPQEWNEVAAIVGLFCSLIMQFPLGGFPTLLLGVAIIFASKMQFPGALQLTSRLRQHQRLLLWAPLVALLLITGLQIHTSIEHIYRDRHGTPHRAMRVYTTTWPLDRRDMLVDLLLWCLFQLVLVLAVLLLNLRPQKIANLTGSPCGRKLLSSAKLILALCLGGDMLFLHSPLQGLGISLIILVLSLGSLQTPVDSTLFGRWANIFLYICFLGELESTSSPCMMVVIIMLTVILVGNLQIPAAVARIVLSSLRLSDLVALNVYPQGKDSNRNLVPSIMVFYVLALCQGTLDLMACIVELFAFFPRRSLVRHSRFRGQWGARAVDVYYQRAYVTCMEAGVLAAGRTMSLANFSIESLSSTSREMQLAGVSVLDALLQQRNFSEELLLRISCSSNVVRTLVGMLGWTAQQDRDIRLFAARVIAELAGSLRLASVPSMLKLVSSLLFDAENQPAWHHHQQDFLSHAISFSINGENVADNQSPGQQSSSQPVHGNGGNLDNQTTQGEGDNGGCSLLCQCWQRMKEKHWSIPKEPPLTHQDSFPVLGMLILERLAYDIDNCTEISRATDLIFKITGFISYTSDTVGDDDVQQKAVICSSLNLIRRLSITEGKIGTMLRQELWESPFLLGNLAGILEDSRSDPQIWKPAVDIIAMFALDEEARQEIGHTKVIISKLVHLFLGRDGTTNVYYGQQLRTASGEALANLAMGSTANCSAILEEPGYELVKDIKNMISDDEYRCVATSVLQNLCALSRDELRCPGARDHLSSALTVVMEKIMTAEGKELESLISLASQIGDVIPECFAHELESNTNGTGLVQKLVYTLNSNKKPCPKYPRMRRAIIQITISFVEWCPRYATIFAVEGMAEALSKVDRTPSKVEKYRAFLGNTGVVLESGLPLTILVAKAKGLIDSATATPTPSAQQGDHV, encoded by the exons ATGACGAGACCAGAAGCCGCGGCCGGCGGAGAAATTTCCATCCCAATATGCCCGGGGCAGAGGAGGGCGAGGGCAGCTGCTAAGCGGGAGACAAGGCTCAACTGGTTCGTGTGCTTCGTTGCCTTTGGAGAGTGGGCAGGAAACGCCTTTGGCACGCTAGCCTTCCTGTGGGCGACCGTCGTCCTGCTTGGCGGGTTCTGCACAGCACTCAACGCCGAGGATTTCTGGTTTGCCACGGTCATGATCTTCATAGAAGCCTTCAG AATGTTCAGCAGCAACTACAAATTGGACCATCAATCGTTATTTGGGACTACAAGGGCTgtcaaatttaaatttataaGATCGATTGGTCTAATGTTCGTGCGGCCGCAGGAATGGAATGAAGTGGCGGCCATTGTCGGTTTGTTCTGTAGCCTCATTATGCAGTTTCCGTTGGGGGGATTTCCAACCTTGCTCCTAGGGGTGGCAATAATTTTTGCGAGCAAGATGCAGTTTCCAGGTGCTCTTCAACTAACGAGCCGCCTGCGACAGCACCAACGGTTGCTCTTGTGGGCTCCCCTAGTTGCCCTCTTGCTCATCACTGGCCTACAGATACACACATCAATAGAACATATATACAGAGACAGACATGGCACACCCCACAGAGCAATGAGAGTTTATACAACAACGTGGCCACTTGATAGGAGGGACATGCTGGTGGATCTGCTACTTTGGTGTCTTTTCCAGTTAGTACTGGTTCTTGCAGTGCTGCTGCTCAACCTGAGGCCCCAAAAAATTGCCAACCTGACAGGTAGCCCGTGTGGCCGCAAGCTACTGTCTTCGGCCAAACTGATTTTAGCCCTTTGTTTGGGCGGTGATATGCTGTTTTTGCATAGTCCTCTTCAAGGCTTGGGCATATCGTTGATTATACTGGTACTATCACTTGGCAGCCTACAGACTCCAGTGGACAGTACCCTCTTTGGTCGCTGGGCTAACATCTTCCTGTATATATGCTTCCTTGGGGAACTGGAATCGACTTCAAGTCCATGCATGATGGTTGTGATAATAATGTTAACAGTAATACTGGTCGGCAACTTGCAGATCCCGGCAGCTGTTGCACGAATTGTGCTCTCCTCCTTGCGCTTGTCCGATCTAGTAGCTCTCAACGTATACCCACAAGGGAAGGACAGTAACCGGAACCTGGTGCCATCTATCATGGTATTCTACGTGCTGGCACTGTGCCAAGGGACACTCGACCTGATGGCATGCATAGTCGAGCTCTTCGCCTTCTTCCCTCGCAGATCGCTCGTCCGTCACTCAAGGTTCAGAGGTCAGTGGGGAGCAAGGGCTGTCGACGTGTACTACCAGCGTGCCTACGTCACATGCATGGAAGCCGGCGTGCTCGCTGCAGGGAGAACGATGAGTCTAGCGAACTTCTCCATCGAGTCCCTGAGCTCTACCTCACGTGAAATGCAGCTAGCAGGGGTTTCTGTCCTTGACGCCCTCCTGCAGCAGAGGAACTTCAGTGAAGAGCTCCTCCTGAGAATCTCCTGCTCCAGCAACGTGGTGCGCACCTTGGTCGGTATGCTCGGCTGGACAGCTCAACAAGACAGAGATATCAGGCTGTTCGCTGCCAGGGTCATTGCCGAGCTCGCGGGCAGCCTCAGACTTGCTTCAGTTCCCAGCATGCTGAAGCTTGTGTCATCATTATTATTTGATGCCGAGAATCAACCAGCTTGGCATCACCATCAGCAAGATTTCTTGTCCCATGCCATCAGCTTCAGCATCAACGGGGAGAATGTTGCGGATAATCAATCGCCGGGGCAACAATCTTCGTCACAACCAGTTCATGGTAATGGAGGAAACTTAGATAACCAAACAACGCAAGGAGAAGGTGATAATGGAGGGTGCTCCTTGTTATGCCAGTGTTGGCAGCGGATGAAAGAGAAGCACTGGTCCATTCCAAAGGAGCCACCCTTGACACATCAGGACTCCTTCCCTGTTCTGGGCATGTTAATCTTAGAGAGGCTTGCCTATGATATTGACAACTGCACAGAAATTAGTAGAGCCACGGACCTCATCTTTAAGATCACAGGATTCATAAGCTACACTTCCGACACAGTAGGGGATGATGACGTGCAGCAGAAAGCAGTGATCTGTTCATCACTGAATCTGATAAGGAGGCTTTCAATCACGGAGGGGAAAATAGGCACTATGCTCCGGcaagagctgtgggagagccccTTCTTGCTGGGCAACCTCGCCGGTATCTTGGAGGACAGCCGAAGCGATCCTCAGATATGGAAGCCGGCGGTAGATATCATAGCCATGTTTGCCTTGGATGAGGAGGCAAGGCAGGAGATCGGCCACACCAAGGTGATCATTAGCAAGTTGGTGCATTTGTTTCTTGGGCGAGATGGAACAACCAATGTGTACTATGGTCAGCAGCTGCGGACAGCGTCAGGAGAAGCATTGGCAAACCTTGCAATGGGGAGCACTGCAAACTGCTCGGCGATCTTGGAGGAGCCAGGATATGAACTTGTCAAGGATATAAAGAACATGATTTCTGATGATGAGTACCGATGTGTTGCGACAAGTGTATTGCAGAATCTTTGTGCGCTCTCCAGAGATGAGCTGCGCTGTCCAGGTGCAAGGGACCACTTGTCTTCTGCCTTGACAGTG GTGATGGAGAAAATAATGACCGCAGAAGGCAAAGAACTGGAGAGTCTGATCAGCCTCGCTTCGCAAATTGGTGACGTCATCCCAGAATGCTTTGCTCACGAGCTGGAGTCAAATACCAATGGAACAGGACTTGTTCAAAAGCTGGTGTATACGCTCAACTCCAACAAGAAGCCCTGTCCAAAGTATCCAAGGATGAGAAGGGCCATAATCCAGATCACGATATCCTTTGTAGAATGGTGTCCTCGATACGCTACTATCTTCGCTGTGGAAGGGAtggctgaagcactgtccaagGTAGATAGGACCCCATCAAAAGTAGAAAAGTACAGGGCCTTCTTGGGCAACACAGGAGTGGTTTTGGAGAGTGGCTTACCTCTGACTATCCTAGTAGCTAAGGCAAAAGGGCTAATTGATTCTGCAACTGcaactccaactccaagtgCTCAACAAGGCGACCATGTATGA
- the LOC101776148 gene encoding uncharacterized protein LOC101776148 isoform X2 codes for MFSSNYKLDHQSLFGTTRAVKFKFIRSIGLMFVRPQEWNEVAAIVGLFCSLIMQFPLGGFPTLLLGVAIIFASKMQFPGALQLTSRLRQHQRLLLWAPLVALLLITGLQIHTSIEHIYRDRHGTPHRAMRVYTTTWPLDRRDMLVDLLLWCLFQLVLVLAVLLLNLRPQKIANLTGSPCGRKLLSSAKLILALCLGGDMLFLHSPLQGLGISLIILVLSLGSLQTPVDSTLFGRWANIFLYICFLGELESTSSPCMMVVIIMLTVILVGNLQIPAAVARIVLSSLRLSDLVALNVYPQGKDSNRNLVPSIMVFYVLALCQGTLDLMACIVELFAFFPRRSLVRHSRFRGQWGARAVDVYYQRAYVTCMEAGVLAAGRTMSLANFSIESLSSTSREMQLAGVSVLDALLQQRNFSEELLLRISCSSNVVRTLVGMLGWTAQQDRDIRLFAARVIAELAGSLRLASVPSMLKLVSSLLFDAENQPAWHHHQQDFLSHAISFSINGENVADNQSPGQQSSSQPVHGNGGNLDNQTTQGEGDNGGCSLLCQCWQRMKEKHWSIPKEPPLTHQDSFPVLGMLILERLAYDIDNCTEISRATDLIFKITGFISYTSDTVGDDDVQQKAVICSSLNLIRRLSITEGKIGTMLRQELWESPFLLGNLAGILEDSRSDPQIWKPAVDIIAMFALDEEARQEIGHTKVIISKLVHLFLGRDGTTNVYYGQQLRTASGEALANLAMGSTANCSAILEEPGYELVKDIKNMISDDEYRCVATSVLQNLCALSRDELRCPGARDHLSSALTVVMEKIMTAEGKELESLISLASQIGDVIPECFAHELESNTNGTGLVQKLVYTLNSNKKPCPKYPRMRRAIIQITISFVEWCPRYATIFAVEGMAEALSKVDRTPSKVEKYRAFLGNTGVVLESGLPLTILVAKAKGLIDSATATPTPSAQQGDHV; via the exons ATGTTCAGCAGCAACTACAAATTGGACCATCAATCGTTATTTGGGACTACAAGGGCTgtcaaatttaaatttataaGATCGATTGGTCTAATGTTCGTGCGGCCGCAGGAATGGAATGAAGTGGCGGCCATTGTCGGTTTGTTCTGTAGCCTCATTATGCAGTTTCCGTTGGGGGGATTTCCAACCTTGCTCCTAGGGGTGGCAATAATTTTTGCGAGCAAGATGCAGTTTCCAGGTGCTCTTCAACTAACGAGCCGCCTGCGACAGCACCAACGGTTGCTCTTGTGGGCTCCCCTAGTTGCCCTCTTGCTCATCACTGGCCTACAGATACACACATCAATAGAACATATATACAGAGACAGACATGGCACACCCCACAGAGCAATGAGAGTTTATACAACAACGTGGCCACTTGATAGGAGGGACATGCTGGTGGATCTGCTACTTTGGTGTCTTTTCCAGTTAGTACTGGTTCTTGCAGTGCTGCTGCTCAACCTGAGGCCCCAAAAAATTGCCAACCTGACAGGTAGCCCGTGTGGCCGCAAGCTACTGTCTTCGGCCAAACTGATTTTAGCCCTTTGTTTGGGCGGTGATATGCTGTTTTTGCATAGTCCTCTTCAAGGCTTGGGCATATCGTTGATTATACTGGTACTATCACTTGGCAGCCTACAGACTCCAGTGGACAGTACCCTCTTTGGTCGCTGGGCTAACATCTTCCTGTATATATGCTTCCTTGGGGAACTGGAATCGACTTCAAGTCCATGCATGATGGTTGTGATAATAATGTTAACAGTAATACTGGTCGGCAACTTGCAGATCCCGGCAGCTGTTGCACGAATTGTGCTCTCCTCCTTGCGCTTGTCCGATCTAGTAGCTCTCAACGTATACCCACAAGGGAAGGACAGTAACCGGAACCTGGTGCCATCTATCATGGTATTCTACGTGCTGGCACTGTGCCAAGGGACACTCGACCTGATGGCATGCATAGTCGAGCTCTTCGCCTTCTTCCCTCGCAGATCGCTCGTCCGTCACTCAAGGTTCAGAGGTCAGTGGGGAGCAAGGGCTGTCGACGTGTACTACCAGCGTGCCTACGTCACATGCATGGAAGCCGGCGTGCTCGCTGCAGGGAGAACGATGAGTCTAGCGAACTTCTCCATCGAGTCCCTGAGCTCTACCTCACGTGAAATGCAGCTAGCAGGGGTTTCTGTCCTTGACGCCCTCCTGCAGCAGAGGAACTTCAGTGAAGAGCTCCTCCTGAGAATCTCCTGCTCCAGCAACGTGGTGCGCACCTTGGTCGGTATGCTCGGCTGGACAGCTCAACAAGACAGAGATATCAGGCTGTTCGCTGCCAGGGTCATTGCCGAGCTCGCGGGCAGCCTCAGACTTGCTTCAGTTCCCAGCATGCTGAAGCTTGTGTCATCATTATTATTTGATGCCGAGAATCAACCAGCTTGGCATCACCATCAGCAAGATTTCTTGTCCCATGCCATCAGCTTCAGCATCAACGGGGAGAATGTTGCGGATAATCAATCGCCGGGGCAACAATCTTCGTCACAACCAGTTCATGGTAATGGAGGAAACTTAGATAACCAAACAACGCAAGGAGAAGGTGATAATGGAGGGTGCTCCTTGTTATGCCAGTGTTGGCAGCGGATGAAAGAGAAGCACTGGTCCATTCCAAAGGAGCCACCCTTGACACATCAGGACTCCTTCCCTGTTCTGGGCATGTTAATCTTAGAGAGGCTTGCCTATGATATTGACAACTGCACAGAAATTAGTAGAGCCACGGACCTCATCTTTAAGATCACAGGATTCATAAGCTACACTTCCGACACAGTAGGGGATGATGACGTGCAGCAGAAAGCAGTGATCTGTTCATCACTGAATCTGATAAGGAGGCTTTCAATCACGGAGGGGAAAATAGGCACTATGCTCCGGcaagagctgtgggagagccccTTCTTGCTGGGCAACCTCGCCGGTATCTTGGAGGACAGCCGAAGCGATCCTCAGATATGGAAGCCGGCGGTAGATATCATAGCCATGTTTGCCTTGGATGAGGAGGCAAGGCAGGAGATCGGCCACACCAAGGTGATCATTAGCAAGTTGGTGCATTTGTTTCTTGGGCGAGATGGAACAACCAATGTGTACTATGGTCAGCAGCTGCGGACAGCGTCAGGAGAAGCATTGGCAAACCTTGCAATGGGGAGCACTGCAAACTGCTCGGCGATCTTGGAGGAGCCAGGATATGAACTTGTCAAGGATATAAAGAACATGATTTCTGATGATGAGTACCGATGTGTTGCGACAAGTGTATTGCAGAATCTTTGTGCGCTCTCCAGAGATGAGCTGCGCTGTCCAGGTGCAAGGGACCACTTGTCTTCTGCCTTGACAGTG GTGATGGAGAAAATAATGACCGCAGAAGGCAAAGAACTGGAGAGTCTGATCAGCCTCGCTTCGCAAATTGGTGACGTCATCCCAGAATGCTTTGCTCACGAGCTGGAGTCAAATACCAATGGAACAGGACTTGTTCAAAAGCTGGTGTATACGCTCAACTCCAACAAGAAGCCCTGTCCAAAGTATCCAAGGATGAGAAGGGCCATAATCCAGATCACGATATCCTTTGTAGAATGGTGTCCTCGATACGCTACTATCTTCGCTGTGGAAGGGAtggctgaagcactgtccaagGTAGATAGGACCCCATCAAAAGTAGAAAAGTACAGGGCCTTCTTGGGCAACACAGGAGTGGTTTTGGAGAGTGGCTTACCTCTGACTATCCTAGTAGCTAAGGCAAAAGGGCTAATTGATTCTGCAACTGcaactccaactccaagtgCTCAACAAGGCGACCATGTATGA